A genomic window from Ascaphus truei isolate aAscTru1 chromosome 1, aAscTru1.hap1, whole genome shotgun sequence includes:
- the LOC142501777 gene encoding uncharacterized protein LOC142501777 encodes MSFGQLPSNRIRGAHAGTNVARGVTSHKHVHVFSTSVNEGAGVSGAMFNVRNNDTVTQSATMSAGVTCVPSMAAPDVNGVASISAGVTDGVFTENVCDTVSVRGVGCLGVSVRGAMRGRVRGRARGTVGGIVRGSVSVRSEERGGLRRGLRGGVRGGERRGVRVRVRGRQCSSVSTMHFPHDKTNASVSESGSETISATMNVHTLLPTVTMSAVHEQVCAGADVTSDNVEADIHMGNIGFQEEYMPENNIYDAVSPLVQHAKKRNVKFSDEENQVLVASILEHYDRLFGHLVVKTSPMVKRQLWRNIRDAVSGCGIQVRTHDNCRKRFDDIKRKLKIKLQQYSKHARGTGGGPPATPLNLTPLEEQLSAKLPSIVIKGFEGDFDIGVYQDDFQHELNYADEESTEATDSMETQLNVTQQSDANVEDIEMEGSLMDTNIVHDDCPADSEEGTATNEERIDCENDQHHQLMSIQDAEERLIKNCSDNHNQIMCVQEKMLAEITEVKDILRCTVSELQKHNTHMEAIITCLMKHNELQSSNVIPTFLPSTYVATLEAAEFLPNSSDQLFDSIPTIVTQLPGSCAEHIGNEHATSAPINVRTDTLSTTIS; translated from the exons ATGTCTTTTGGTCAATTACCAAGTAATAGGATAAGGGGGGCACATGCAGGCACAAATGTTGCTCGTGGTGTTACTTCACACAAACATGTGCATGTATTTTCAACTTCTGTTAATGAAGGTGCAGGAGTTAGTGGTGCAATGTTTAATGTACGGAACAATGATACTGTTACGCAGAGTGCAACAATGTCTGCTGGTGTTACATGTGTTCCTAGTATGGCTGCGCCTGATGTCAATGGTGTGGCGAGTATCTCAGCAGGTGTGACTGATGGTGTGTTTACCGAGAATGTTTGTGACACTGTGAGTGTTCGTGGTGTTGGTTGTTTGGGTGTTAGTGTGCGTGGCGCTATGCGTGGTAGGGTTCGTGGTAGAGCTCGTGGTACGGTTGGTGGAATTGTGCGTGGCAGTGTTAGTGTGCGTTCCGAAGAACGTGGCGGTTTACGTCGTGGGTTACGTGGCGGTGTACGTGGTGGAGAACGTCGCGGTGTACGTGTCCGTGTACGTGGCAGACAGTGTAGTAGTGTGAGCACAATGCATTTTCCTCACGACAAAACTAATGCTAGTGTGTCCGAGTCAGGCAGTGAAACTATTAGTGCAACAATGAATGTGCACACACTATTGCCTACAGTGACCATGTCAGCGGTTCATGAACAAGTGTGTGCAGGTGCAGATGTCACCTCAGATAATGTTGAGGCTGACATACACATGGGCAACATTGGTTTTCAAGAGGAATACATGCCCGAAAATAACATATATGATGCTGTCAGTCCACTGGTACAACATGCTAAAAAAAGAAACGTTAAATTTAGTGACGAGGAGAATCAGGTGCTAGTTGCGTCAATTTTGGAACACTATGACCGTCTGTTTGGACATCTGGTTG TAAAAACCTCCCCTATGGTGAAGAGACAATTGTGGAGAAATATCCGTGATGCTGTGTCTGGCTGTGGAATTCAAGTGCGCACGCACGATAATTGCCGGAAACGGTTTGACGACATCAAAAGAAAACTCAAAATAAAATTACAACAATACTCCAAGCATGCCAGAGGCACAGGTGGAGGCCCACCTGCTACACCATTGAACCTAACACCTTTGGAGGAGCAGTTAAGCGCAAAGTTGCCTTCCATAGTAATAAAAGGATTTGAAGGAGATTTTGATATTGGAGTTTATCAGGATGATTTTCAGCATG AGTTAAATTATGCAGATGAGGAATCTACAGAAGCTACTGACAGTATGGAAACACAATTGAATGTAACACAGCAATCTGATGCAAATGTGGAAG ACATCGAGATGGAAGGGAGCTTGATGGACACGAATATTGTGCATGATGATTGTCCAGCTGACTCAGAGGAAGGAACAGCTACTAATGAGGAAAGGATAGATTGTGAAAATGACCAACATCATCAACTCATGTCAATACAGGATGCTGAAGAGCGTTTAATTAAAAACTGTTCTGACAATCACAATCAAATAATGTGTGTACAGGAAAAAATGCTGGCTGAAATTACTGAAGTAAAAGACATTCTGCGCTGTACAGTGTCCGAATTACAGAAACATAATACTCACATGGAGGCCATAATAACATGCTTAATGAAACATAATGAACTACAAAGTTCTAATGTTATACCGACTTTTTTGCCCTCCACCTATGTTGCAACATTGGAGGCTGCAGAGTTTTTACCAAACAGTAGCGATCAACTATTTGACTCAATCCCTACTATAGTTACACAACTGCCAGGGTCATGTGCTGAACATATTGGAAACGAACATGCAACTAGTGCACCAATAAATGTTCGCACAGACACATTATCTACAACAATTAGTTAA